The following proteins are co-located in the Vigna unguiculata cultivar IT97K-499-35 chromosome 9, ASM411807v1, whole genome shotgun sequence genome:
- the LOC114162620 gene encoding chitinase 2-like, with protein sequence MSPKPIFREYIIGSKEVPPIEGFPVEIINRRIPEFHFILAFAAEDYVEDGSGKKVGKGNFSANWNVTKFSAKKIRELKEDYEHVKVVISLGGRGTNFPFNPQDKEIWIDNAKKSLNQIITVLYKFHHETVIDGIDINYEHIESSEDEFAYCIGKVIDYLKSNISGVVVSIAPSFPVLSHYQQLFKANPHRIQWVNYQYYDQKVPSTHEFVNLHKTLIDTFGVEKLLAGFSTDPNDKGNISAEVFVEGVLQLLASGSLAGIFVSDAQSSLLSEPPLYLEKKSQEILTGTN encoded by the coding sequence ATGTCTCCGAAACCTATTTTTCGGGAATACATTATTGGTTCAAAGGAAGTCCCACCAATTGAGGGTTTCCCGGTTGAAATCATCAACAGAAGAATCCCagaatttcatttcattttggCCTTTGCCGCAGAGGACTACGTTGAGGATGGTAGCGGGAAGAAAGTAGGGAAGGGAAATTTCAGTGCAAATTGGAACGTGACTAAGTTCAGCGCTAAAAAAATCAGAGAACTAAAGGAAGATTACGAGCATGTGAAGGTAGTAATAAGCCTTGGAGGTCGTGGCACCAATTTTCCATTCAATCCTCAAGACAAAGAAATATGGATTGACAATGCAAAGAAATCACTGAACCAGATAATCACGGTGCTGTACAAGTTTCATCATGAAACTGTGATTGATGGCATTGACATAAACTATGAGCACATAGAATCCAGTGAAGATGAGTTTGCTTACTGCATAGGCAAGGTGATAGATTATCTGAAAAGCAACATAAGTGGAGTGGTGGTTTCCATTGCTCCCTCATTCCCTGTGCTTTCCCACTACCAGCAGTTGTTCAAGGCTAATCCACACCGTATTCAGTGGGTGAACTACCAGTACTACGATCAGAAAGTCCCCAGCACACACGAATTTGTGAACCTCCACAAAACCCTAATTGACACCTTCGGTGTTGAGAAGCTCTTGGCAGGGTTCAGCACTGATCCAAACGACAAGGGTAACATATCTGCTGAGGTCTTCGTTGAGGGTGTCCTCCAACTCCTCGCTTCTGGTTCGCTTGCTGGAATCTTCGTTTCAGATGCTCAGTCCTCTCTCTTGTCTGAGCCTCCCCTCTACCTTGAGAAGAAGTCACAAGAGATCCTCACTGGAACCAATTAG
- the LOC114162624 gene encoding UPF0481 protein At3g47200-like, translated as MVLVDGSFIVQLLRDLSACDFQNVTPCLSPWMLPIIRREMIMLENQLPMFVLSELFELTSVVSASSRPNNCLKDLALRFFYPLLQVDSDYALDTKKAGELRGLHFLDLLRSAIRPDLEGEKPKNFQPHMIHSVTELIEAGVKIKVDESKQLLNISFGKKWGFLTRQLTIPPLYINDHRGTVFRNIVAFENCHKDCNPDVTTYLFFFNGLINSARDVSLLHYKGVLHHSLGNDNTVSELINNITKEIVLDKHKSYLYKVVNEANKYFASFYARNRASLVHHYLTSWVVGVSTIGSLMALYFTFIQSVCAFADSFKAFENQSLGSVIVDIFCVPVHGIPTTGDEREN; from the coding sequence ATGGTGCTAGTTGATGGCTCTTTCATCGTTCAGCTCTTGAGGGATCTATCAGCGTGTGATTTCCAAAATGTCACTCCTTGTCTCAGCCCATGGATGTTGCCCATCATCCGTCGCGAGATGATAATGCTTGAAAACCAGCTTCCCATGTTTGTTTTGAGCGAGTTGTTCGAGTTAACTAGTGTTGTTTCTGCTTCTTCAAGACCAAATAACTGTCTCAAAGATCTTGCTCTTCGATTCTTTTATCCTTTGCTGCAGGTGGATTCCGATTATGCACTGGATACTAAGAAAGCTGGTGAGTTAAGAGGACTTCACTTCCTCGATCTTCTTAGATCAGCCATTAGGCCAGATCTGGAGGGAGAAAAACCAAAAAACTTTCAACCTCACATGATTCATTCTGTAACGGAGCTCATAGAGGCTGGTGTGAAGATCAAAGTAGATGAGAGTAAGCAGTTGCTTAACATAAGCTTTGGGAAAAAATGGGGTTTTCTAACAAGACAACTCACTATTCCTCCTTTGTACATCAATGATCACAGAGGCACTGTGTTTCGTAACATAGTTGCTTTTGAGAACTGTCACAAGGATTGCAACCCTGATGTCACAACCTACTTGTTTTTCTTCAACGGACTCATCAACTCTGCTCGTGATGTCTCTCTTCTTCATTACAAAGGGGTGCTTCACCATTCTCTTGGCAATGATAACACTGTCTCTGAACtaatcaacaacatcaccaaaGAAATTGTTCTTGACAAACATAAGTCATACTTATACAAAGTGGTCAATGAAGCAAATAAGTACTTTGCTTCCTTCTATGCTAGAAACAGAGCCTCCTTAGTGCATCACTATTTAACCAGCTGGGTGGTGGGAGTCTCAACAATTGGTTCGTTGATGGCGCTTTACTTCACTTTCATTCAGAGTGTGTGTGCATTTGCAGATTCGTTCAAAGCCTTTGAAAACCAAAGCCTTGGATCTGTCATTGTAGATATTTTTTGTGTGCCAGTTCATGGTATTCCTACCACTGGTGATGAACGTGAAAACTGA